TTCCTATTCCGACATCGTGCGCGAACTTCTGCCATCTGAAGTCTATGCATACCTCGGTCACGTCAAAGAACTCGAGAAGATCGACTGATCGATTTTTCTGCACCGACCAGGAATGCATCGGTGGCGTTACCGAGAGCGTGGCCGCACGCATTCGAGGTGGTGTAGGAACTTAGTCCGACCGAACCGCGCAAAAGTCTTAGCCGCATTGCGCGAATCTCGGACTTTCGTCGGGAGATGTTTCCATTGAACTGTCGAATCCTTGGCGACAACTTTGACTTAGGAACAGCTCCCCCGGGCGTCCCGCACAACAATGCGCGAAATCGGGCATTCTCAGCCACGCGGACGCCTAAAGATGTTAGCCGTACGATCGCGGCCAGGTGACAACGGTTGTATCCCATGGCCCAACTCTCGCTTTGCATAGCCATGCTACGCGACAGGGCGGAGCCGGGCGGTGATTGTTCGAATTGGCTCCAATCGAGGACGAGCATGCAAAAACACCGTAGAGCATACTTGAACATTCGTTCCAGAATATATATGTCATACCCATGGCGAGACCGAAAGAATTCGATACGGAAGCAGCCCTAGATGGCGCAATCAAGGTGTTCAGTGAGCACGGATACGAAGGTACGTCCGCGCAGATGCTTGTGGACTCGATGGGGATCGGCCGTCAGAGTATTTACGATACGTTCGGTGGCAAGTGGCAGCTTTACCGGGCGGCCTTGCGGCGGTACGGCTCTGGCGAGTGCTCAGCACACTTCGAGGCCCTACGGAAAGGCCCCCGCGCTATCGATGGTCTCTCAGCTATGCTCAAACGCGTAGTGGAAACTGCGGCTACGCCCTGCCTTGGCATGAGTTCAATTTACGAGTTCGGAACATCTAAACCCGATGTCACCGAGATCAACGAACCCCTAGCCTCCGCCATGAGCAGCGCGATCGCGGCGCAAATTCGAGAGGCCCAGCGGGACGGCGATGTGGCGGCAGACCTAGACTCTGAGATTGCCACGCAGTTCCTTAAATCGGCAGTCGCCGGGATCCGGCTTGCGGGGCGCAGCGGTGCCGACCTGCGTACCCTTATGGGTTTGGCGGAAATCTCGTTGAGGTCCCTACGCTAATTTTTTTTGACCAATTCTGGAACAATCATTCAACAAAGGATGGAGCTTATGAAGGCAATAGTAATGAATGGCATCGGTGGCCGTGACATGATGGAACATGTCGAGCTACCAGAGCCAACGCCCGGTCCCGGAGAGGTACTGGTCGATATCGCCTATGCAGGTGTCAACTTCATGGACATAGGTGTCCGACAGGGGATCGCCTGGACCGAGAGACCAAATCCCAAGGTTCTTGGCGTCGAGGGCGCCGGGCGGGTTATCGCTGTAGGCGAGGGCGTCGAGGAGTTTGCCGCCGGCCAGCGCGTCGCCTGGGTATATGCTCCCGGCAGCTATGTTCAACGGATTTCGATCCGCGCGACGTCGCTGGTCCCGATCCCGGATGATATCGACGATCGGACAGCGGCATCGGTTATGATGAACGGGCTTACCGCCAGCCATTTCGCAACCGAATTCTATCCGGTACAGCCGGGCGATGTTGCGTTCATCCATGCCGCTGCGGGGGGTGTTGGTCTCCTGCTTACGCAGATCATCAAGCTTCGCGGCGGCGAGGTTATCGGCCGTGTTTCTTCGGAAGAAAAGGTGGCGATAGCCCAGGCCGCCGGGGTCGATCATGTCATCGTCGATACGGAAGGCAGCTTTGTGGACGAGACGCTTCGCCTGACGAACGGTGAAGGTGTCCACGTGGTGTACGACGGCTCGGGTCCGACCACATTCCAGGGTTCGCTCGATATTCTGCGTCGGTCTGGAACTTTCTGTTGGTTTAGTCCCGTACTTGGGGGCCCTGGCGCACTCGACCTGATGAAACTCCCGAGGAGCATCAAGATCGGATATGCGACCTTCCTTGACCATATTCACACGCCCGCATTGCTGCGGCAGCATTCCAAGCAGCTCTTCAATTGGATCTCGGAAGGAAAGCTCAAGATCCATGTAGGAGGTGAGTATCCACTGGCGGACGCAAGCCGTGCTCATGCCGATATGGAAAGCCGCAAGACGGCGGGAAAGCTGGTGCTGGTCCCATGACGAACGAAGCAGCGATGGTTTTTGGCGGTGGCCGAGGAATCGGTAGCGCCATCGTCAAACGCCTTGGCGCAAACGGTTTCGACGTCGCGTTTACCTATGTGTCTCAACCGGATCGTGCTGCCGAGGTTGTGGCCGCTGTCGAGGCCACTGGGCGCCGGGCAATCGCTTTGAAGGCGGACAGCGCTGATGACGGAGCGATCGAAAAGGCGGTGGAGTCGGCAGCGGAGCAACTCGGCGCGCTTGATGCCGTAGTTGTGAATGCTGGGATCCTGCGTCTTGGAACGATCGATACGTTTTCGCTCGAAGACCTCGATCTATCGTTGGCAGTGAATGTGCGCGGCGTCTTCTTGGCGATCCAATCTTCGTCACGCCACCTGCGCGACGGCGGAAAAATCGTGACTATTGGCAGCAACACGGCCAAGCGGCCCGGCGGTCCGGGGAGCAGCGTCTATTCAATGACGAAGGCTGCTGTCGCGGCGATGGTCAAAGGTGTCGCCCTGGATCTCGCGCCTCGGCGGATCACGGTAAACAACATTCAGCCCGGTCCGATCGAGACGGACATGACTGCGCCTTTCGCCGACCATTTGCGAGATGCAATGCCTATAGGGCGATTGGGCAAACCCGAAGAAGTTGCCGCTCTGGTTTCATACTTGGTCGGGCCGGAGACTGGCTACATGACGGGCGCAGATATAACCATCGATGGTGGGTTTATCCTGTAGCAACAATAAGCTGCTTTCGGCAATTTCGGTCGCTCCGTCGGTTGAACGGAGCGATCACAAGTTAGCAGTTCGCTGACCTTCCACCACGCGTCGACGTTCCTTCCCAAGCCCCGCGCCTTGCCTGCCTGGGCGTGTCCGTCGCTTGACTTCGGGCGAAATGTTCCTTATTTGTTCCAAAATGGAGCTGACGCAACGAATACCTTTGATACGCTGATCCGGGACGCCGCCGCGGCGGCATGGGTTTTTCGTGTCATGGAATTCGTGCGATGCTAGACAATCTTGCAGTCGACCCCTCCATTCTCGACGCCGCATTCTGCGGTGCGTCAGCAAACGTCTTTTACCCCCGGGCAACCGTTTTCTGCAGAGGCGGATCGGCGTTCCGAAGCCAGCTCGCACGTGACCTTGGATGCCTCCTTGATGTCGACGACAATGTGGCTGCGTGGTCGTGCCTGCGGTTCGGATTTGCGCTCGAACGGGGGCCTCATGTGAGTGACTTTGTCGTTCACCGCGAGGACGGCGCCCGGCAGGCCATGGACGCTGTGGAAGGTGAAGGCAACCCGGCTGTCACCGCCGCTGCCGCTCGACTTGGCATCGACCACCGCTTCATTCCCCGCTCCGAAATCGAACGAGGATTTCGACTTCAGAATGCAAAGGACATTTTGCGCTACGCCAGATATCGAACCCCTTTGAACGACCGCGTCCGGGTGCTGGCTGCGCTAGAAGAGAACGGGACCATCACCGTCTCCGAAGCCTTCTCGCTGTTTAGGGAGGTCCAGCCAATGACAGGAATTTCCTGGTTGGTCCTAAACCGGTTTATCCGGGTTGACCTCGACGAGGCAATCTTGGGGCCGGAAACCGCCATCCGTCGTTTTCATCGTTGAAGAGGATTTAGCGCTGGACACAGCCCGACGAGGGCTGAGCAGAGCTGCGCTTTTGGGGGCGAAGAGTAAGAAGCTTGGCTGACTCTTACCGGGCGTCCGAAACAAGCCAGCAGACACTCAACTACCGCTACGCACCCGGAGTTTCAGCCCTTTGCGCGCCGCCTGCGGATCGATCTTCGCGTAGCTGTGCTGTTCCAGGAGATGCAGCAAGTGGGATGCTGTGAAGAGGCTGATCGCTTTCCCAATCGGGAATTTGTGAGCATCAGTGTGGCCGGGAGGCGATCGGGTCTAGGTCGACGGAGACTGTATCGACGCCCCAGACGCTGCTCGCCTGGGTCATGTCAAACGTTGCGCTATGGATTCGATCCGGTCTGAAGTTCAGCGTCTGATCCGCGCGGGCCGACAACCCGCCCCGGTCGCAGGTTGCCTTCAGACCAACAACTTCACCGACATACAGGCCCTGAAATCGCGCTGGAAGGCGGCCCGCCCACAGAAGCCTTCGCTTGCTGAGGCCTATATCTCAGTCCGGTGTTCCATGGACACAGCTGCCCGCCATTCGATATTTCGAATTTCCGGTTCGAGATTTCGAATGCCTGGTTCGAGATTCCGAACGCCAGTTTCGACTTGCGTCAGAGCTGCATCCTTGCTGCGCGCAATCTTTAATGGTCAAAATTGGGGCATTCCGTTGGAGATCGCGATCGAAAAGGAGCCGAAATTTCAACATTTCGAACGATCGTTCGGTAATACGGAATAAAAATCGGTATCGTTCGACAGATCGGAACAATCTGGTAGCCGACAATTGGGGTAATTCCCTACACGTAGCCGCTACTTCACTTATGGAGTCGCCTAGTGGTTAGGGAATTCCATTAGTGAAGTAGCGGGGAATTTGCAGATATTCGCTATTGCTAACTTAGGGTGTTGCGAATTTTAGGGGAGTTTGTGTGGAATCTTAGGGGATTAAAAATTCTTCCATCCGATTCATGAATGATTTCAGATATTTAACACCCACTCGAAATCGCCGAATATATAGAATCTTGGGGGACCATCGAGCATACGCTGACGAGGCTACTCGACGCTGGCCCTCCCACCCTTATCCGTTGGGACGACGACCCGATCACAGCGCTATCGTCTCCGCCAACTCCAGATATCGACAGAAGGCGTTTGCGAGCTGCATCTGCCGGGGTGTCTTGCATTCGGCCTCGAACACTTGCGGGGAGGCGACAAGGATGGCCATGCACTTGGCGCGACTTATCGCGACGTTCAACCGGTTCGCGCTGTACAGGAACTCCATTCCGCGTGGCGCGTCTGCATGACTCGACGTTGCCAACGAGAAGATCGCGACCGGCGCCTCCTGACCCTGGAACTTGTCGACAGTGCCCACGTGGGCGCCCGGTACGCGCTCCTGGATTTCAAAGACCTGTGCGTTGTAAGGCGCGATTATGATGATGTCTTGGAGGCCGAGGGCTCGTGTCTCACCGTCGCGGTCGGTCCATCGGGCTTCGGAATTCAGAAGCGCGTCGACGATCCTGGCGACGGCGATGGCCTCCTCCACCGAGCTTGACTGGTTGCCTGCGTGCACCACGGGAACGTACCGCAGACCGGTTCCCGTAAACGGCCCGTTCGAGGCGATGTCCTGAACACTGCATGACGGGATGGAGAACAGCTTGCCTTCATAGAACAGTTCGGAGTTGAAGGCGGTGATGCTCGGATGGAGTCGCCATGTATGCTCCAGGAACAGCCCATTTTCTGGCGCTATCGTCTTGCTGCCTTGGAGCACGTGATCTAGCGCGGAAACCCCTGTGCCGTCGGGATGCGAACCTTGCGTCGGCTGCTCCAACTGCTGCTGGTCACCGAGCAGGACGAGGGTAGGTGCCGCGGGCGAAACCGCTAGCACGTTCGCAAGCGACATTTGCGCGGCCTCGTCGGCGAAGAGCACGTCGACGCTGTCGGCAACGTCATCTCTGGACCAGAAGTACGGCGTTGCGCCGAGGACGTTGACCTGACCTGATTTAATAGATGCAGCCGCTTGCTCGTTGCTAGCAAAGATGCGGAGATGATCGGTTCCGTCTTTCTCCGTCTTGTGGCCCGCCAGGACGCTCGTACCGCCCACTTCGATTACCTTGTCGATCAAGTTCCGGATGACTTTGTGGCTGTTGGCAGTGATGCCGATCCTTTTGCCGTCCTGTATGAGACGACAGATCATATTAGCCGCCGTGAAAGACTTCCCCGTGCCGGGCGGTCCTTGGATCGGAAGCACTCCGCCGCGTAGCAAGCGCGATATCCGCAGCGCGCACTCAAGAGTGCTTTCGTCGGGCGCATGCAGCGGTCCATCCACGCGGGGCCGGTGGCGAAGGAGGAGGTCGCGGGCCGCCTGGTAGCGTCCTTCGCCTTCGATGCCGTTGTCCGCCACGTACTCGGCTAAACGGAACAGAGATCCTTCCTGCTGTTCGGTTCCGATGACTTTGTGAGCGAACACCCCTTCAGGGTGCATCTCGGCCGACTTACCCGTCTTCTTCACGTCGACGGTCCGCTCGTCCTTCGAGATCGCGACTACTTTACCGAAGTGCTCTCCTCCCGCTGCGCGCAGCTCCGCGTCATCCCGGATATCAGTATCCTGAGCGTCAAATCCGTAGCGGTCTGTAGGAATCCCTCGCCCGGTTACTTCTACGGTGCCGAGGAACCGCAGTCCGCCCAATCCCGCCTTTTCATCCATCAAATCCGATGCGGTGAGATCGCGAAGGCGAAAGAACTCCCACCAGACCGCCTTGGCTTCCCGGCGATGCCAGCCGAGACAGTGGGCGAGAACCCAGCGGCCCTGCTCGGCAGCACTTCTTTCGGTTACGTCTACGGGAACGTCGTGCGTGAGACGTTCGATAAGTGCCGCTACGCGTTGCTCGCGCTCCGAGATGTCCTCCCGCGGTTCATCGGGGCCGTTGACGGGGCGATCGATCAATGCGCCCGCTGCAATGGCCCCCGTTCGGAGCTGTTCAAGCCAGTCCCGAAGCGCTTCAGTGGACCGACAGTCGTCGTCGTTGTAGCTGGAGACCACTTCCTTTGTCGCATCCCCAATAGACAGCGCATCGTCGAGTTCGAGCGCGGCCTGCATCGATGTGAGCGCGAGGTTCGCCTCTTGCAATGGTGTCGAGCGTTCGAAACTGTAGAAGGGCTCGAGCCTCTTTATCGAATAGCTTTCGACGCTCGCGCGGAGCGCATGCCTCACCACCCCGTAGAGGTCGACCATAACCTTGCCGCGCAGCAGGTCGTCGACTTCGGCCTCGCGCGTGGCATAGCGTCCCATCAGGCGCTTCAATGCCCCAGGCTCGTACGGGGCATAATGGTAGACGTGCAGCTCGGGGTAGAGAGCCAAGCGCTCAACGACGAAGTCCATGAACCGCTCGAACGCGGCCCTTTCCGACCTCCGGTCGAAAGCCCAGTCGGCGACGCGGACGCGTTTGCCGCCATCGTCTCGATAGTGGTAGCCGAAGAGATACTCAAGCCCGTGTTCGCCGATGAACGGGTCGCCTTCGAGGTCGAAGAAGATGTCCCCGGGCGACGGTTCCGGGAGACGACAGAGGCCGAAGCCCGGAACGACATCGAGAAGCTCGTACCGCAGGTCGTGCGCCTCGCGTGCGCTGACCTGGATCTGCGCCTGTGAAATCACCTTCTGGAAACTTGCCGGAGATCCTCTGTCAGGCTTCCAGGGCATCGGAAATGGAAGCTGCGACAACGCGGCGGAGGTGCTCACGCCGTGTGCCTGAAGTTCGGTAATCTGTGACTTCGAGATGTTCGCCACAAGACAGAGGTGATCGTCTTCGCGTCGCCGGGTTTCGCACGCGGGTGCCCATCGACAGACGTCACAATGTTCCGTCGGTTCCGGGTAGTGGGTAGGGGCCCCGCCGACGGAAGAGGCCGCCTCAGCCGCTCTGCGCGCCTTCCTGTAGAATGCGCCGTAGTCAGCGACGCGAAACATCTGCGGAGCGAAGTCCGACCAGGGGACCACTACGTGAACGAATTCCGGCGTGACTCCCTGAAGTCGTTCAAGCAAGTCTGCGTAGAGGCAGAGCTGAAGTACGGTGCCTCCCTTGGTCTCGCGCGACAGCTTCGTGTCAACGATTTCGTATGACCAGGGGCCGAGGTCGCTCCCCACCTCGACCCTGCGAAGCACATCGGCCCGCCCGATCCATCTGTCGCCACCGAGCGCGGCTTGTGCGATGACATGCACACCGGAGCGCATGGCTTGCAGTGTCGCGTCCACCGTCTCATCCGTCACGCCCACCCCAGCGATCGCTGTGGCGGTGAGCCCGAGGCTTGCGAGATGATCGAGGAACTGCTGCTCGTGCCGAAAACCGCGCTCCTGGAGAACCTCAAGAAGCGGATCCGAACGAAACGGTTTGGCACGGGCTCCGTGCGCTACTTGGAGATCAAGCTCTGTCAGATGCCGACAGTTCAGGTGCCCGACGAGGTCACTTGCGCTGAGGACAATGTCTGTGCCGATTCGCCGCATTCCCAGACTATACGGCGTCTGCGGGTATTGTCGAACTGCCTCAGCGATAAATTGAACCGTGGGCAGATCTCGCAGCGCGCAAAGCCAAAGCGGCAAGCTGCCGCCTGCTCAAGTTCAGGCGCCTCCGAGTGATCCGACCGCAATTCCATTCGGCACCGGTTTTCGCCAGGATAGCCGCGCTGCGTCATGATGCTCCGCCAAGCGCCTTTCACACGCATGCAAGTGGACCTTCTTGCCGTGAAGGTCGGCGTACTCGAGGTGGGTCGCAATCCACGGAGCGAGCCGGATGGTCATCGTGTCCGGATCAATCGACAGCAATTTGCTGTCAAACAGCCCGTGTATGTCTGAGCGCAGAAGTAGCCCGTTCCTGGGGCTGTTGACCAACGGTCCGCCCTTATAATGCGGCGATATGTGCGCTGCCTGCAGGATGTCGGCGATTGCGGTTCCAGTCACGCAGCATCTTGCGCCGTACATCTCAATGAGACGCCGCCGAAAATAGGTTTGCTCGGGGCGGGTCTGCACGAGGGCGTATGACGGAATACGCACTCCGCTACTGTCTGCGTCGTGTTCCAGGAGGGCGGAGAGGGCCTGCCAGTCCGAGTAGATGACGTCCACGATTGCATCCCGGTGTCTTTCAAGGCTTATGCAGGTGGCCCTTGCGTTGAGAGACGCAACCACATCGTCGCCGAAAGAGGACTTGGCATAGGGCTTGCCATCATTGAGCCAGGCGACGCTACGGCGGAAGGCCGTGTCATGCTCCACGAGTTCGGGATAGTAAATTGGTGAGCTAAGAACTCGCCCCACGTATACATCGGTGCTGTGAGGGACCAGGACTGCGTCTCCGATCTTCATTCGCCGCAAGAAGCGCTGCATTTCTCCGGCGCCTTTTCCCGCGTGAACACGGTCGCCATACGCGCCTTCGATGATTGCCCTAAATTCGTCTTCTTGCACGTCAGCGGAGATGAGCTTCGATGCTTCGCTCCAGCCGATCGAGATCTGATCGTCTTCGATCACTTCTAGGACCTTGTCGATCCCTCGGGGTCTGATGTGGAGCCGATAGAAATCCACGCCTGGGAGCCGGACAACCGATCCCGACTGAGGATCGGGGGCGCGTTCCTCCCTCAACTGAGCGGCCCATTCCAGGAAGCGTTTCGTCTGACTGACGATGTCGCGAGGCGCTCCATCAAGGCATGCGACCTTGTAATAGCGTTTGATGCCGTTCGACAGTTGGACATTAACCAGAGTTCCCGGGAGGGGCTCCAACTCTTCGAGATGCCGAACGCCAGCGGCCACCTGGACCGCGCTTGAGCGAAGAAGCCAGAGCTTTCCCTCGGCATCGCGCGCCACAAGGCCCCGATTATTGCCTGGCAGGCCATCTCGCGCTGGATTTATCTCGATGATCTTGTCACTGCTGCGACCTTGTTCATCGATCAAACCAAGTACTGAGTAGAATGGCAAGTCGGCCCGATGCCATTGACCCACTTCGATCCAAACACCCAGATTGGGGGGCCGGCAGAGTTCGTTTTGTCCGACAGACATCGCGCTCCCTTCGGCCCAGAAGGCGTTTCGCCAGACGATCATTGCGGACATGATAGTGGCGCGATCTTCGACGGACTGCATATCGGCGGCACTCGGCATCTTAAACTCACAATTGCACGGATAAAAAAGTGGCCCCATCGCGAATGACAGGAACAGGGCAGACTGGATTATGGGCTAGGCAGTGGCCACTTCCGCTCGGAGGGCCTCGTACGTCGGGAATGTCCGGCCGACCTTCTTGCCGCGTGTGATGATGTACGAACCCTGTTCGGTGCGGCGGAAATATGTATCGCCAAGTTTGCCTTCGATCGGATTTGCTTTCGTATGCTCGATCACCTTCTCAACAATGCTGTCCAAGTACGTTTTGTCGTTTAACGCCAGATACTTTTCGGCAAGCAGATCAACGGCGGCGGGACTGATGGCGGCGACCTTCGCTGCGGCAACTGCCACATCCGCGTCGACCTCTAAGAGGGTGTTCCAGCGCCTCATGTCGGGCGCTGGGGTTCGCGCCGCCAGGCTGGGATCAGTTCCGACGAGGAAAAGAACGATGATCCCAAAGATCCCGGTGATGCAACACGCGATCCCCCATGCCATGACATTTCGATTGCGGGAACGCGCCATAGCGGCCCCGATCATTCCGAAAACAGGTGCGAGCAAAATGGCGATCAGCATGATTGGTCCCTCGTTGTTCATTTCTAGGTTGTAAGCTCCGACGCGTAAATTTTTGGAAAAAAGGCTTTGAAGACTTGAACCCTCGCCCACGGCACTTCGAAGGATTCGAGGAAATCGTTACTGGTTTCGTCATCGCCCTGCAGTCGCTCGAATGTTGACAGGGTTCACAGGCCAGTAGCGTCGAATGATGAAGAACAATCGCGTCGAGGATGGGGCTTCCCGACCTTTGTTGACTACGCGTTGCGTTCGATGGAAAAGCAGATTGCGTACTCAAACAGGAGAAAGCCATGGCCGAGACCATTGCGGAACAACCAGTTGCAACAAATGAGGGTGGTATAGAAAAGGAAAAGCCGAAGCCGTCGAAGACTAAGAAGTCGTCGGGCCAAGCTGCCCGGAAACCTGTCGGAAAAACTGCTGAAGGCACGGCGCGTAGGATCGGGAAATACACTGACCAAGAGCGCCGAGTGAAACTGAATGCGATCGACGACATGGTGAGATCGGGGACCCACAATCTCAAGGCTGCAGTTAAGGAGATGGGGATTGGTGATCAGACCTACTATAATTGGAGGAAGGCGCTCGCCACTCCAGACGCCTTGAATGAAGAGCTGGCGGCAGATCATGGCCCGGCGGGCGCTGACACGTTCCAGGATCTGGTGCGGCTTGAGGAAGAAAATAACCGGTTGCGAAAGGCGCTGGCAGAAAAGTTGCACGCGGAGAATGCTGAACTTAAAAAGAAACTCGGATTGGACTAGCAACGGACTTCGCCCCTCGCTGAGGCGGACTTCAAAGTAGCCAGCGCGCCACGGTTCTTAAGCGGAAGCAACGATGGAGATTGGAGGGCTCGTCAAATGATGGCCCGCCGCTTCCAGCGAGCCTTGCGTCGACAGTTGCGATTTCTAAAGAGTAAATTGACAGCCGCCGCTCCGGAACGTATCCCCGCGTAAGTGATCCACGAGTATCCGGATGGAGACAAGCAGTCCTACATGAGAGCGTCGATAAAAACATTCGTCGTCGAGGTTAAGCGCAATCGCCGGCTTGCAAAGCCTCGCGTAGACTCGATCTGGGGAGATATAGACTTAAGATCCGCGGCTCGGGAAGTAATCGGGTTCGATTATGTCGACTCTGGCCGCGAAATCTTCAATACCGGGGAAGAGACATCTCTGGAAGTGAAGGGGGAAACGGAAAAGTCTCAAGTTCTCGCTTCGGATGTCCCTGAATTCGCGGCGGAACTCTACGACGCTGACGACCCAATCGAAAATGTTGTCGCACGGAAACCGCCTCGGCGGTCGCCACGAAAAAAGAAAGCTTTTCGGGAACAGGACCAAGGAAAGCTGCTTCGCGTCGCCGATGATGAACCGGATGCGACGCGACCGACGTTCGCTGACCTAGAATCGCTTGCTGTTCTCGAGGCCGAAAACGCACACCTTAAAACTCTCTGGGCGGAACAGCTCCGGCGAGAAAACGAACAGCTCAGCATAATGCTTTCCCGAGTTTCGTTCGCGTCTGTGCATCTGCCGGATTAATTCCTTTCCTAAATCGCACCGGCGCTCTTGCCATGACTACGGGGGTGAGAAAGACTTCCATAAGGGAGATAATCAGATGCAGTCAGAAGCGAGCAATGGAGTGGATCCACAGGAGCTGCGTTATGAGGACGGTATTGTGATTTTCTGTGGTGAGTTTTCGGAAAACGATCAACGGCTACTTAGAGAGGCCGCCTTGTCCGCGGTTCAACTCGATCTAGTCCGGAGTATGCCAAGCACGCTGTCGCACTTCACGACCAGCGCACGCAATGTCGTCGGTAACATCAGAATATGCTGATAGCTTTGATCCTTTGCGTGTGTGCTGAGTTCGCACAGATCGCCCTCTGCGTCAAATTTGAAGGCGTCCTTCATTTCAGACGCTGAGAAGTTTTCGTAGTCCTTCGAGGTCATTTCGGGTCGATGATCACGAAGAAGATGAACAGCTTCTTCATAGGCCTCTCTCTCGGATCCAGTTCTTTCCTTTTCCTCCCAGCCAATGAACTTATTCGTCAAGAGTTCGCGCCCCTCGGCAGCGAAGTGCGTGAGCGATTCGCGCATCACGATCAAACGGGTCGACCGACCGTCGATGTCAACAAATCGAAAAATCGCGCCTCCACCGAAACTGGTGACCGCGGCGATATTGAATGAGATGGCGAAGAAGGCTGTTGGCTTTTCGGGACGGTTCATAGAGTGGTCGCTACCTTGAATTGAATAAAAGCCATCTATCAACCAATACTTAATTCGAGATAAACGCCTGAAGTCCCGACTGCTTCCAGCTTAATCTGGAAAGGGTCTTGGCTTAGATCTCGGACAAGCCCATCCAACGGTCAAGATGAGGAAGAGAACCTGCGTCTGCTCGGGGCGCGGGCCGAAAAACTGGACGTGAAGTATGTCGAGTGAAAAGCTTCGGAGCATCAGGGTGAATCCTACCAGGCCTGAAGTTCCATCGTGAATATACAGACTGCCTCAGTTTTCGACCGAATGAGGGCTTGGCTGGCGGTATCAATGCAAGCCTGGTGCGGGTCGAGCCTTCGCGAAAGGTATTCTCTTCCGGACCATCCGAAATGGTTGGGACAGGCTCTGCGCCGTCACCCGAGCGGGTAACGGGCTAGGACGATCCCGTTTACCGTAAACAAAGTCTTAATTTACTTGTAGTTGAAAAATTCCGCGTCCTGCATTAACCACCAATTCTAAGGGGATAGGGGCGCGGAAAAATTTGTAGATTCCTTTTGATCGTCGCATGGGCGCTTACCGCATCGATCGCGGTGTCTGGAGAAGCCGTCAGGGTTGTCGACGGCGACACCTTGGACATTGGTGGCATTCGCTACCGGCTTCATGGAATTGATGCACCGGAAGCGGGCCAAGCCTGTAGCGCCAAGGGCGGCGGTACTTGGCCATGCGGCAGAGACGCGATCCGCCAGATTGAAGATCTCGTCCAGGGCCGTAATGTCACATGTGAACCCAAAGGCCGCGATACCTACGGGCGAGTGATCGCCGTCTGCTTCGCCGACGGCGGCGAAATCAATTCCGCCATGGTTCGCGCTGGACTGGCCTGGGCATTCCGGAAATATTCCGAAGACTACGCTCAATTGGAGCAAGAGGCCCGGCAGGCCCAGGTGGGCGTCTGGCAGGCCGAAACCGAGACACCTTGGGACTATCGCGCTTCGAAGTGG
The nucleotide sequence above comes from Ensifer adhaerens. Encoded proteins:
- a CDS encoding TetR/AcrR family transcriptional regulator, producing MARPKEFDTEAALDGAIKVFSEHGYEGTSAQMLVDSMGIGRQSIYDTFGGKWQLYRAALRRYGSGECSAHFEALRKGPRAIDGLSAMLKRVVETAATPCLGMSSIYEFGTSKPDVTEINEPLASAMSSAIAAQIREAQRDGDVAADLDSEIATQFLKSAVAGIRLAGRSGADLRTLMGLAEISLRSLR
- a CDS encoding quinone oxidoreductase family protein; the protein is MKAIVMNGIGGRDMMEHVELPEPTPGPGEVLVDIAYAGVNFMDIGVRQGIAWTERPNPKVLGVEGAGRVIAVGEGVEEFAAGQRVAWVYAPGSYVQRISIRATSLVPIPDDIDDRTAASVMMNGLTASHFATEFYPVQPGDVAFIHAAAGGVGLLLTQIIKLRGGEVIGRVSSEEKVAIAQAAGVDHVIVDTEGSFVDETLRLTNGEGVHVVYDGSGPTTFQGSLDILRRSGTFCWFSPVLGGPGALDLMKLPRSIKIGYATFLDHIHTPALLRQHSKQLFNWISEGKLKIHVGGEYPLADASRAHADMESRKTAGKLVLVP
- a CDS encoding SDR family oxidoreductase; this translates as MTNEAAMVFGGGRGIGSAIVKRLGANGFDVAFTYVSQPDRAAEVVAAVEATGRRAIALKADSADDGAIEKAVESAAEQLGALDAVVVNAGILRLGTIDTFSLEDLDLSLAVNVRGVFLAIQSSSRHLRDGGKIVTIGSNTAKRPGGPGSSVYSMTKAAVAAMVKGVALDLAPRRITVNNIQPGPIETDMTAPFADHLRDAMPIGRLGKPEEVAALVSYLVGPETGYMTGADITIDGGFIL
- a CDS encoding TM0106 family RecB-like putative nuclease, coding for MRRIGTDIVLSASDLVGHLNCRHLTELDLQVAHGARAKPFRSDPLLEVLQERGFRHEQQFLDHLASLGLTATAIAGVGVTDETVDATLQAMRSGVHVIAQAALGGDRWIGRADVLRRVEVGSDLGPWSYEIVDTKLSRETKGGTVLQLCLYADLLERLQGVTPEFVHVVVPWSDFAPQMFRVADYGAFYRKARRAAEAASSVGGAPTHYPEPTEHCDVCRWAPACETRRREDDHLCLVANISKSQITELQAHGVSTSAALSQLPFPMPWKPDRGSPASFQKVISQAQIQVSAREAHDLRYELLDVVPGFGLCRLPEPSPGDIFFDLEGDPFIGEHGLEYLFGYHYRDDGGKRVRVADWAFDRRSERAAFERFMDFVVERLALYPELHVYHYAPYEPGALKRLMGRYATREAEVDDLLRGKVMVDLYGVVRHALRASVESYSIKRLEPFYSFERSTPLQEANLALTSMQAALELDDALSIGDATKEVVSSYNDDDCRSTEALRDWLEQLRTGAIAAGALIDRPVNGPDEPREDISEREQRVAALIERLTHDVPVDVTERSAAEQGRWVLAHCLGWHRREAKAVWWEFFRLRDLTASDLMDEKAGLGGLRFLGTVEVTGRGIPTDRYGFDAQDTDIRDDAELRAAGGEHFGKVVAISKDERTVDVKKTGKSAEMHPEGVFAHKVIGTEQQEGSLFRLAEYVADNGIEGEGRYQAARDLLLRHRPRVDGPLHAPDESTLECALRISRLLRGGVLPIQGPPGTGKSFTAANMICRLIQDGKRIGITANSHKVIRNLIDKVIEVGGTSVLAGHKTEKDGTDHLRIFASNEQAAASIKSGQVNVLGATPYFWSRDDVADSVDVLFADEAAQMSLANVLAVSPAAPTLVLLGDQQQLEQPTQGSHPDGTGVSALDHVLQGSKTIAPENGLFLEHTWRLHPSITAFNSELFYEGKLFSIPSCSVQDIASNGPFTGTGLRYVPVVHAGNQSSSVEEAIAVARIVDALLNSEARWTDRDGETRALGLQDIIIIAPYNAQVFEIQERVPGAHVGTVDKFQGQEAPVAIFSLATSSHADAPRGMEFLYSANRLNVAISRAKCMAILVASPQVFEAECKTPRQMQLANAFCRYLELAETIAL